The following proteins come from a genomic window of Metarhizium brunneum chromosome 2, complete sequence:
- the ERG12_1 gene encoding Mevalonate kinase, whose amino-acid sequence MVMGRKESSPLAPTFMVSAPGKVIVFGEHAAVFGKPAIAAAISLRSYLLVTTLSKSQRTVKLNFKDIGLNHTWKIDTLPWGVFHEPEKKKFYYSLVDSLDPELLEAVIPHAEAVSKHLPETQRKIHVRSATAFLYLFLSLGSPLSPGFVYTLRSTIPIGAGLGSSASVCVCLSAALLLQIRSLAGPHPDQPAEEAQVQIERISRWAFVGELCIHGDPSGVDNAVSAGGKAVIYKRNYSGPPSVTPLTKFPKLPLLLVNTQQPRSTATQVDKVRALKNNHPVVTQSILDGIGHLTTSALELISSADLDSSGLSDTLERLGTLIRINHGFLVSLGVSHPRLERIRELVDYADIGWTKLTGAGGGGCAITLFRPDAKDETIKGLETKFTAEGFQKYETILGADGVAVLWPAVFRNNIGGEGGEEIDQEIFENVVGVEGIEQLVGVGAREDREGWKFWARAV is encoded by the coding sequence ATGGTCATGGGGAGAAAAGAGTCTTCACCATTGGCACCGACATTCATGGTCTCTGCACCGGGAAAAGTCATAGTATTCGGCGAGCACGCCGCCGTGTTTGGCAAGCCTGCCATTGCCGCAGCCATCTCCCTCAGATCCTATCTCCTCGTAACCACCCTCTCAAAGTCCCAACGCACCGTCAAGCTGAATTTCAAAGACATCGGTTTGAATCATACATGGAAAATAGACACCCTACCATGGGGCGTTTTCCATGAACCggagaagaaaaagtttTATTACTCTCTCGTCGACTCCCTCGACCCCGAATTACTCGAAGCTGTTATACCGCATGCAGAGGCAGTATCCAAGCATCTTCCAGAAACGCAGCGAAAAATTCATGTACGATCTGCGACCGCCTTCCTCTACCTTTTCCTTTCATTAGGCTCCCCGCTAAGCCCTGGGTTTGTTTACACTCTGCGATCCACCATTCCAATTGGTGCCGGTCTGGGTAGCAGCGCCAGTGTTTGCGTCTGCCTGAGTGCGGCGCTGCTCCTTCAAATACGGAGCCTTGCAGGTCCGCATCCTGACCAGCCTGCCGAAGAAGCCCAGGTACAGATTGAGCGTATCAGTCGTTGGGCATTCGTGGGCGAGTTGTGCATACATGGAGACCCCAGTGGAGTGGACAATGCGGTCTCTGCGGGTGGAAAGGCTGTGATTTACAAAAGAAACTACTCCGGACCGCCATCTGTCACTCCTCTCACCAAGTTCCCAAAACTACCGCTCCTCCTCGTTAACACTCAACAACCCCGATCAACAGCTACACAGGTGGATAAAGTAAGAGCATTAAAAAACAATCACCCGGTAGTGACACAGTCAATTTTAGATGGAATTGGCCATCTTACAACGTCTGCATTGGAGCTCATTTCATCTGCTGATTTAGATAGCAGTGGACTGTCCGATACTCTCGAACGCTTGGGAACTTTGATCCGTATAAACCACGGATTCCTGGTTTCACTAGGGGTCTCTCACCCTCGTCTAGAGCGCATCCGCGAGCTCGTGGATTATGCAGATATCGGCTGGACGAAACTTACCGGTGCTGGAGGTGGTGGATGTGCTATCACACTTTTCCGACCGGATGCCAAAGATGAAACAATTAAAGGGCTAGAGACGAAGTTCACTGCCGAAGGATTTCAGAAATATGAGACTATCCTAGGCGCCGACGGAGTTGCGGTGCTTTGGCCCGCTGTATTCAGAAACAACATCGGTGGAGAGGGAGGTGAAGAGATCGATCAAGAAATATTTGAGaatgttgttggtgttgaaggtATCGAGCAACTGGTTGGAGTAGGGGCGCGTGAGGATCGGGAAGGATGGAAATTCTGGGCCCGAGCTGTTTAA